The nucleotide window CCTTGATGAACTTCGCCGGCACCCCGAGCACGATCTCCGAGCCGAACCACGTGGCGAACGTGGTGGTGATGATCATGTACATCGGCAGGTGGCGGCCGGCGATGGCGAAGTCGGCCGAATTCTGCACCCGTCTGGCGGCCCACAGGCCGATGCCGATGGTGACGAACAGGTAGGCAATCACCATGATGAGCAACACGCTGGTACTCCTTGCGAGGTCAGGATGGAGGTTGGGGGATGGAGGCCGGAGTCAGAAGACGTAGAAACGCAGGTAGAGCTGCAGCCCCAGCAGCCCGAGCACGAAGCCCACGCCGCCGTACATCAGGGCCTGCAGCAGCCGGTTGGTGCGCTGCTGTGCCTGCAGCAGTTCGCGCAGCAATTGCGGCTGCGCCTGCGGCTCCTGGCGCAAATAGCCGTGCAGCAGGCGCGGCAGCTCGGGCAGCAGCTTGGCGTAGTGCGGCGCCTGGTCGCGCAGCTCGCGCAGCAGGCGCTGGGGGCCGAGCTGGTCGAGCATCCACTTTTCCAGGAACGGTTTGGCCGTGCTCCACAGGTCCAGGTCGGGGTCGAGCTGGCGGCCCAGGCCCTCGATGTTGAGCAGGGTCTTCTGCAGCAGCACCAGCTGCGGCTGGATCTCCACGTTGAAGCGGCGCGACGTCTGGAACAGGCGCATCAGCACCATGCCGAGCGAGATTTCCTTGAGCGGCCGGTCGAAATACGGCTCGCACACCGTGCGCACGGCCGCCTCCAGTTCGTTGACGCGCGTTTCGGGCGGCACCCAGCCGCTCTCGATGTGCAGCTCCGCCACGCGCTTGTAGTCGCGGCGGAAGAAGGCCGTGAAGTTCTGCGCCAGGTACTCCTTGTCGACCTCGGTCAACGTGCCGACGATGCCGAAGTCCAGCGAGATGTAGCGCCCGAACGTCATGGCGTCGAGGCTCACCTGGATGTTGCCCGGGTGCATGTCGGCGTGGAAGAAGCCGTCGCGGAAGACCTGGGTGAAGAAGATCGTGACGCCGTCGCGCGCCAGCTTGGGGATGTCCACGCCCGCCTCGCGCAGGCGCCCGACCTGGCTGATCGGCACGCCGCGCATGCGCTCCATCACCATGACCTCGGTGTGGCAGAAGTCCCAGAACACCTCGGGCACCAGCACCAGGTCCAGCCCCTCCATGTTGCGGCGCAACTGCGCGGCGTTGGCGGCCTCGCGCATCAGGTCGAGTTCGTCGTGCAGGTAGGTGTCGAACTCGGCCACGACCTCGCGCGGCTTCAGGCGCTTGCCGTCGGCCGAAAGGCTCTCCAGCCAGCCCGCCATCATGCGCATCAGCGCCAGGTCTTTCTCGATCACCGGCAGCATGCCGGGGCGCAGCACCTTCACGGCCACGTCGCGCTGCACGCCGTTGCGGTCGCGGACGACGGCGAAGTGCACCTGCGCGATCGACGCGCTGGCCACAGGCTCACGCTCGAACGTAATGAAGACCTCGCCCAGCGGCTTGCGGAAGGCGCGCTCGATCGTCGCCACCGCAATCTGCGGATCGAACGGCGGCACGCGATCCTGCAGCAGCGCCAGCTCGTCGGCGATGTCGGGCGGCATCAGGTCGCGCCGGGTGGAAAGCACCTGCCCGAACTTGACGAAGATGGGCCCCAGCCGCTCCAGCGCCTCGCGCAGGCGCTGGCCGCGCGGTGCCTCCAGGTTGCGGCCGACCGACACCAGGCGCGCCAGCAAGCGCAGCCAGGGATGCTCGAAGCTGGACAGCACCAGCTCATCCAGCCCATAGCGCAGCACCACCCACACGATGGTGGCGCCACGGAAGACACGGCTCATGACGGCGTCCGGTCAGGGGGTTGCGGGCCCGCGCGCACGCCCGTGAACTGGGAGACGAAGGCGCCCAGCGCCTGGGCCACGCGGCGCGCGCCCTGGGTGATGGCGTGGGCGGGCGCATCCCCCACCAGGCGCGCCAGGTCTTCCTCCAGATCCCAGCGCACATGGTCCACGAGCCAGTTGATCTCGCCCGCCAGCTGCACGTCGCCCTGGATGCGGATGGTGGGCCTGTCGCCGCGCAGCGCCGTTTGCGCCAGCGCCAGCGGGGAGGTTTCCGTCACGACGATCTGCAGATCGGGCTGCGCGCCCGGCGCCGCCACATTGAACAGCCCGGCCGGCGTGACCTGCAAGGCCATGGAGAACTGGCGCCACTGCACACGCGCGACCCGGCCGGACTGGCCGAGCAGCCGGCCCATGGCCTCGCGCTCCTGCATCAAGACATGGTTCAAGAGCAACACGACGCGCTGCTGCACCTCATGCACCATCCACTGCGGCGGCTGCGGCCCCGCCGCGATGCGTTGGACGAGGTTTTCCAGAAATGAAAAAGGGGACTGTGTTGCCATAGCCCCCGATTATTCCCCAGGACGGTATCGCCCTGGTTTTTGTGGCACCCGTGTTACTGCAGCGCCTGCAGGCCCGCCACCAGCCAGCCGCTGCTGCCGCTCTTCGGCTTGGTCATGTTCCAGACTTCACGGAAGGGGCTCAGGCCGGCGCCCTGCTCCTCGCGGATCATGCCGGAGAACTCGACGCTGGCCATGTAGTCGCCGCCGAGATCCTCGATGCCCAGGAGCTGGGCGTCGATCACGTCGACATCGGTGCGGTTCGGGGCGTCGCCGCGGTGCTGGTCGCGCTCGGAGAGCTGGGCGCGCACTTCCGTCAGCAGTTCGTCAGTCATCATGGAGCGCAGCGTGGAGAGGTCGCCACGGTCCCAGGCGCTTTGCAGCGTGACGAAATTGCGCTTGGCGGCGGCCAGAAAGCCCTCGGTGTCGAAGCCCTGCGGAATGCCCCAGTTCTGCGAACCGGCCAGCGCCGAACCGATGACCACGCCGCCCGCGGCAGCACTCGCCATTTGCGGGCGCGCGGTCTCGAACGCCGCGCCCTGGCTCTCCCACGGACGGGCCGAGGCGTCGTTGCCGACCTTCTCGGGGTTGTACTGGCGCGCCACGGGCGCATCCACCGGCGCGCCCGCGCCCTGGAACGCGAACGGCGCGCCGCCCGCGCCAGCGGGCTTGCGCGAGCGCATGACCATGCCGATGACGGCGAACGCCGCCAGGGCCAGCAGGGCGATCAGCAGGATGTTGCCGAACGCCGCGCCCAGGCCGAGCGAATGGGCCAGCCAGGCCAGGCCCAGGCCGGCGGCCAGGCCGCCGAGCATGGCGCCCCAAGGCTTCTTGGGCGCGGCGGCCGCAGGGCTGGCAGCGGGCGCCGCAGGCTTGGCGGCGTTTTGCGCGGCCGCGTTCTGCGCGGGTGCCGCAGGCGCTGCGGGCGGCGTGCCGGCTTCGCGCTGGGTGACATTACTGGACTGCTTGCCCATGGACTTGCCGCCGCCCATGCGGCGGGCGTCGGCATCCATATGGGCCATTGCCAGCAAGGCGACCAGAACCATAGACCACAAGTTTTTCATGTCGATTTCCGCTTTCTATAAAGAGTCGAGGGGTATTCAGCCGTTCAGCACTTGATGCCCACATGCAGGGCGACAACGCCGCCCGTCATGTTGTGGTAATCCACGTGCCCAAAACCATTGTGTTGCATGAGCGTTTTTAGTTCCTCCTGGCCCGGGTGCATGCGGATGGATTCGGCCAGGTAGCGGTAGCTGGCATCGTCGCCCGCCACCAGCCTGCCCAGCCGGGGCAGCACGTTGAAGGAATACCAGTCGTAGGCCTTTTCCAGCGGCTTGGCGACTTTCGAGAACTCCAGCACCAGCAGGCGCCCGCCAGGCTTGAGCACGCGGCACATCTCGGCGATGGCACGGTCCTTGTGCGTCATGTTGCGCAGGCCGAAGGCGACGCTGACCAGGTCGAAGTGGCCCGTGGGAAAAGGCAGCTTCTCGGCATCGCACACCAGGGTGGGCAGCAGCACGCCCTTGTCGATCAGGCGGTCGCGCCCCACGCGCAGCATGGCTTCGTTGATGTCGGTGTGCACCACGCGGCCGGTGGCGCCGACCTTCCTGGAGAACGCCAGCGACAGGTCGCCCGTGCCGCCCGCGATGTCGAGCACCTGGTCGCCCTCGCGCAGGTTGGCCACCATGACGGTGTAGGCCTTCCAGGCGCGGTGCAGGCCGCCGGACATCAGGTCGTTCATCACGTCGTACTTGGACGCGACGGAGTCGAACACGCCGCGCACGCGGCGTGCCTTGTCCTGTTCATCGACGGTTTCAAAACCGAAATGCGTGCTGCTCATGGGAAGAATCCTAGGGGCGTACCGGCCCCGCGTACAGCGACAACCCCGCACCTTCATGGGGCATCGTCGCCAAATGGAGAAAAAACGGCGTTTGGCAGCCCTCAGTGGCTACCGCAGCCCCCGCCCTTTTGCGGCCGGGGGGCCATCGGCGCGTCGCGGTCGGCGCCCGCGTCCTGCAGGCGCTGCAGGTAGCGCTGCCAGAGCTGCGCCTGGTCGCGCCCGAGTTCGTGCAGATAGGCCCAGGTGAAGATGCCGCTGTCGTGGCCGTCGGAAAACACCGGCTTGACGGCGTAGTGGCCCACGGGCTCCAGGCCCACCAGCGTGACGTCGCGCTTGCCGGTCTGCAGCACCTCCTGCCCCGGGCCGTGGCCCTGCACCTCGGCCGAGGGCGAATACACGCGCAGCAGCTCGAACGGAATGCGGTAGGCCTCGCCACCGGCGAACACGACTTCGAGCACGCGCGACTGCGCGTGCACGGTCAGCGCTTCAGGTACGGGCGCACTGGAATCGGCCATGGCGTCACCTCGAATATTTCAAGTAAAAACAGGCTCCAGCGCTTATCCAGCAAGCGCAAGCAGCTATGAATTGGATAGTGCATCAGCCAGCGCGGCGTCCAGCGCGGGCAGGCGCGCGGCCAGCGCTGCCTCCTGCGCCGCGTCGCGCGCGCGCTGCGGCGCGGCCCAGACGGGCGCGGGAAAGTGGCTGTCCCAGGCGAAGCGCGCGATCACGTGCCAGTGCAGGTGCGGCACCACGTTGCCGAGCGCGGCCAGGTTGACCTTGGCGGGCGCAAGCTGCGCGCGCAGCACCTGCTCGACACGGGCCACGGCCTCCATGCAGTGGGCCCGCTCGGCAGGCGACAGGTCGGAGAACTCCGCCACATGCGCGTTCCAGACCACGCGGTAGAAAGCCGGAAAGCCGGCTTCGTCGGCACGGATCAGGCGCAGCGTGCCGCCGCGCCAGACCAGCGTGCCGCCGTCCGTCTCGCACAGGGCGCAGGTCATACCAAGACTCTTTCGATGCCGCCCGCGTTGGCGCGCCGCACGTACTCGGGCAGCCAGTCCGCGCCGAGGATCTGGCGCGCCATCTCGATGACGATGTAGTCGGCTTCGAGCAGGCCGGTGGACAGGTCGTCCTGGTAGCGCGAGATGCCCTGCAGGCAGCTCGGGCAGCTGGTCAGGATCTTGATGTTGTCCTGCGCGCCCACGGCACCGCTGGCGCGCAGTTGCGCCTCGCCCTTGCGGATTTCCTCGGTCTTGCGAAAGCGCACCTGCGTGGAGATGTCCGGCCGCGTCACGCCCAGCGTGCCCGACTCGCCGCAGCAGCGGTCGCTCTTGAGCACCTTGTCGCCCACCAGCGCGCGCACGGTCTTCATCGAATCGCCCTGCTTCATGGGGTTGTGGCAGGGCTCGTGGTACAGGTAGCCGCCCTGCCCCTCGGGCAGCTTGATGCCCTTTTCCAGCAGGAATTCGTGGATGTCCACGATGCGGCTGCCCGGGAAGATCTTGTCGAACTCGTAGCCCTGCAACTGGTCGAAGCAGGTGCCGCAGCTCACCACCACGGTCTTGATGTCCAGGTAGTTCAGCGTATTGGCCACGCGGTGGAACAGCACGCGGTTGTCGGTGATCATCTTCTCGGCCTTGTCCTGCAAGCCGCTGCCGCGCTGCGGGTAGCCGCAGCACAGGTAGCCCGGCGGCAGCACGGTCTGCACGCCCGCGTGCCACAGCATGGCCTGCGTCGCCAGGCCCACTTGCGAGAACAGCCGCTCCGAGCCGCAGCCGGGGAAGTAGAACACCGCCTCGCTGTCGGCCGTGGTGGCGGCCGGGTCGCGGATGATGGGCACGTAGTCCTTGTTCTCGATGTCGAGCAGCGCGCGCGCCGTCCTGGTCGGCAGGCCGCCGGGCAGCTTCTTGTTGACGAAGTGGATCACCTGCTCCTTGAGCGGCGCCGTGCCCACGGTGGCGGGCGGGCGCGCGGTCTGCGGGCGGCTCATGCTGCGCAGCGCGTCCACGGCCAGGCGCTGGGCCTTGAAGCCGACGTTCACCATGCCCGCGCGCAGCAGGTTGATGGTGTCGGGGCTGGTGGCGTTGAGCATGGCCATGGCCAGCTTGTTGCCAGGGCGCAGGCTCTTCTTGCCCATCTTCACCAGCAGGCTGCGCATGGCCATGGTGACGTCGCCGAAGTCGATCTTCACCGGGCACGGCGTGTAGCACTTGTGGCAGACGGTGCAATGGTCCGACACGTCCTCGAACTCCTGCCAGTGCTGGATGGACACGCCCCGGCGCGTCTGCTCCTCGTACAGGAACGCCTCGGCCAGCAGCGAGGTGGCCAGGATCTTGTTGCGCGGCGAGTACAGCAGGTTGGCGCGCGGCACGTGCGTGGAGCACACCGGCTTGCACTTGCCGCAGCGCAGGCAGTCCTTGACGCTGGCGACGATGCTGCCGATGTCGCTCTGGCGCATGA belongs to Acidovorax sp. YS12 and includes:
- a CDS encoding DUF971 domain-containing protein, which produces MADSSAPVPEALTVHAQSRVLEVVFAGGEAYRIPFELLRVYSPSAEVQGHGPGQEVLQTGKRDVTLVGLEPVGHYAVKPVFSDGHDSGIFTWAYLHELGRDQAQLWQRYLQRLQDAGADRDAPMAPRPQKGGGCGSH
- the ubiE gene encoding bifunctional demethylmenaquinone methyltransferase/2-methoxy-6-polyprenyl-1,4-benzoquinol methylase UbiE, coding for MSSTHFGFETVDEQDKARRVRGVFDSVASKYDVMNDLMSGGLHRAWKAYTVMVANLREGDQVLDIAGGTGDLSLAFSRKVGATGRVVHTDINEAMLRVGRDRLIDKGVLLPTLVCDAEKLPFPTGHFDLVSVAFGLRNMTHKDRAIAEMCRVLKPGGRLLVLEFSKVAKPLEKAYDWYSFNVLPRLGRLVAGDDASYRYLAESIRMHPGQEELKTLMQHNGFGHVDYHNMTGGVVALHVGIKC
- a CDS encoding Tim44 domain-containing protein, encoding MKNLWSMVLVALLAMAHMDADARRMGGGKSMGKQSSNVTQREAGTPPAAPAAPAQNAAAQNAAKPAAPAASPAAAAPKKPWGAMLGGLAAGLGLAWLAHSLGLGAAFGNILLIALLALAAFAVIGMVMRSRKPAGAGGAPFAFQGAGAPVDAPVARQYNPEKVGNDASARPWESQGAAFETARPQMASAAAGGVVIGSALAGSQNWGIPQGFDTEGFLAAAKRNFVTLQSAWDRGDLSTLRSMMTDELLTEVRAQLSERDQHRGDAPNRTDVDVIDAQLLGIEDLGGDYMASVEFSGMIREEQGAGLSPFREVWNMTKPKSGSSGWLVAGLQALQ
- a CDS encoding HIT family protein, which translates into the protein MTCALCETDGGTLVWRGGTLRLIRADEAGFPAFYRVVWNAHVAEFSDLSPAERAHCMEAVARVEQVLRAQLAPAKVNLAALGNVVPHLHWHVIARFAWDSHFPAPVWAAPQRARDAAQEAALAARLPALDAALADALSNS
- the ubiB gene encoding ubiquinone biosynthesis regulatory protein kinase UbiB, whose amino-acid sequence is MSRVFRGATIVWVVLRYGLDELVLSSFEHPWLRLLARLVSVGRNLEAPRGQRLREALERLGPIFVKFGQVLSTRRDLMPPDIADELALLQDRVPPFDPQIAVATIERAFRKPLGEVFITFEREPVASASIAQVHFAVVRDRNGVQRDVAVKVLRPGMLPVIEKDLALMRMMAGWLESLSADGKRLKPREVVAEFDTYLHDELDLMREAANAAQLRRNMEGLDLVLVPEVFWDFCHTEVMVMERMRGVPISQVGRLREAGVDIPKLARDGVTIFFTQVFRDGFFHADMHPGNIQVSLDAMTFGRYISLDFGIVGTLTEVDKEYLAQNFTAFFRRDYKRVAELHIESGWVPPETRVNELEAAVRTVCEPYFDRPLKEISLGMVLMRLFQTSRRFNVEIQPQLVLLQKTLLNIEGLGRQLDPDLDLWSTAKPFLEKWMLDQLGPQRLLRELRDQAPHYAKLLPELPRLLHGYLRQEPQAQPQLLRELLQAQQRTNRLLQALMYGGVGFVLGLLGLQLYLRFYVF